From Pseudoalteromonas viridis, the proteins below share one genomic window:
- the purL gene encoding phosphoribosylformylglycinamidine synthase, with protein MLILRGAPALSDFKVQKILKSCNDAQLPVTGVYAEFMHFADLTAELSESELDKLSKLLKYGPTIAEHAPEGTLILVTPRIGTISPWASKATDIANNCGLDKVHRVERGIAYYVEGALSAEQTADVAKLLHDRMTESVHSKLEDAGQLFRVEEPRPMSSVDILGGGREALVTANVEQGFALADDEIDYLVENFTKLGRNPNDIELFMFAQANSEHCRHKIFNADWTIDGVEQPKSLFKMIKNTYETHPENVLSAYKDNAAVMKGSKAGRFFPNKDGEYSYNQENIEILMKVETHNHPTAIAPFSGASTGSGGEIRDEGATGRGSKPKAGLVGFTVSNLRIPGFEQPWESNFGKPGRIVDALDIMIDGPLGGAAFNNEFGRPNLLGYFRTYEEKVNSHNGEEVRGYHKPIMLAGGLGNIRTEHVQKGEIPVGAKLIALGGPAMNIGLGGGAASSMASGQSNEDLDFASVQRENPEMERRCQEVIDKCWQLGDENPIAFIHDVGAGGLSNAFPELVDDGGRGGKFQLRNIPNDEPGMAPHEIWCNESQERYVLAVAAEDFARFEEICKRERAQYAVIGEATEERHLTVADSHFDNNPVDLPLEVLLGKAPKMHRDVESKQVEGQALNTDSIDVEEAAKRLLRLPTIAEKTFLITIGDRTVTGLVARDQMVGPWQVPVANCAVTAAAFDTYHGEAMSMGERTPAALLNYGASARLAVAEALTNIAGANIGGLENIKLSANWMAAAGHPGEDAGLYEAVKAVGEELCPALGLTIPVGKDSMSMKTTWQDNGEDKAVTAPLSLIITAFGRVEDIRKTVTPQLRTDKGDSSLILVDLGAGQNRMGASSLAQVYKQLGDKTPDVDSPELLKGFYNAMQALVADEKLLAYHDRSDGGLFTTVAEMAFAGHTGVTVNLDSLTGSDIEALYNEELGAVIQVRNSDLAAVEAVLADNGLAAISHTIGALNTEDKVIFNRGGEAVLANTRTELRTIWAETTYKMQALRDNPECAKQEFDAKFDEKDPGLNVKLSFDLNEDVAAPYIATGAKPKMAILREQGVNSHVEMAAAFNRAGFAAVDVHMSDILEGRLTLDQFKGLVACGGFSYGDVLGAGEGWAKSILFNDMARDQFQTFFERQDTFSLGVCNGCQMLSTLKELIPGTEHWPRFVTNKSERFEARFSLVEVQESPSVFFQGMAGSRMPIAVSHGEGHAEFANEAAVKAALESGTVAVQYVDNFGKPTTQYPNNPNGSPEGITGITSTDGRATVMMPHPERVFRAVANSWHPDEWKEDSPWMRMFRNARKNIG; from the coding sequence ATGTTGATCCTACGTGGTGCACCTGCACTTTCTGATTTCAAAGTTCAAAAAATCCTTAAAAGCTGTAACGATGCGCAATTGCCAGTCACTGGCGTGTATGCCGAGTTCATGCATTTTGCCGATCTGACAGCGGAACTTTCTGAGTCTGAACTGGACAAGCTGAGCAAGCTTTTAAAGTACGGCCCGACCATTGCCGAACATGCGCCTGAAGGAACCCTGATCTTAGTGACGCCGCGAATTGGCACAATTTCGCCATGGGCTTCAAAAGCCACAGACATTGCCAACAACTGTGGTCTGGATAAAGTACACCGCGTAGAGCGTGGTATTGCCTACTATGTTGAGGGCGCGCTGAGCGCAGAGCAGACAGCTGATGTAGCTAAGCTATTGCACGACCGCATGACCGAGTCAGTACACAGCAAACTGGAAGATGCGGGGCAGTTATTCCGCGTAGAAGAGCCGCGCCCAATGTCATCTGTAGACATTCTTGGCGGTGGCCGTGAAGCACTTGTGACTGCAAACGTAGAACAAGGCTTCGCATTAGCGGATGACGAAATTGACTACCTGGTTGAAAACTTCACAAAACTAGGTCGTAACCCGAACGACATCGAGCTATTCATGTTCGCACAGGCGAACTCTGAGCACTGTCGTCACAAAATTTTCAACGCCGACTGGACAATCGACGGCGTAGAGCAGCCAAAGTCGCTGTTCAAAATGATCAAAAATACTTACGAGACGCACCCAGAAAACGTACTGTCTGCTTATAAAGATAACGCAGCGGTTATGAAGGGCTCTAAAGCGGGTCGTTTCTTCCCAAATAAAGACGGTGAGTACAGCTACAATCAGGAAAACATCGAGATCCTGATGAAGGTAGAAACCCACAACCACCCAACAGCGATTGCACCATTCTCTGGCGCATCAACCGGTTCTGGTGGTGAAATTCGTGACGAAGGCGCAACCGGCCGTGGTTCTAAGCCAAAAGCGGGTCTGGTTGGTTTTACTGTCTCTAACCTGCGTATTCCGGGCTTTGAGCAGCCGTGGGAAAGCAACTTCGGCAAGCCTGGCCGTATCGTTGATGCACTCGACATCATGATCGACGGCCCGCTAGGTGGCGCGGCGTTTAACAACGAATTTGGTCGTCCAAACCTGTTGGGTTACTTCCGTACATACGAAGAAAAAGTTAACAGCCATAACGGCGAAGAAGTGCGTGGTTACCACAAGCCAATCATGCTGGCAGGTGGTCTGGGTAACATCCGTACTGAGCACGTGCAAAAAGGCGAAATCCCGGTTGGCGCTAAGCTAATCGCACTGGGTGGCCCGGCGATGAACATCGGCCTGGGTGGCGGTGCTGCCTCATCCATGGCTTCTGGTCAGTCAAACGAAGACCTAGACTTTGCTTCGGTACAGCGTGAAAACCCAGAGATGGAACGTCGTTGTCAGGAAGTGATCGACAAGTGCTGGCAGCTTGGCGACGAAAACCCTATTGCGTTTATCCACGATGTGGGCGCAGGTGGTCTTTCAAACGCTTTCCCTGAGCTGGTAGACGACGGTGGCCGTGGCGGTAAATTCCAGCTGCGTAACATCCCGAACGATGAGCCGGGCATGGCACCACACGAGATCTGGTGTAACGAATCACAAGAACGTTACGTGCTTGCCGTAGCAGCAGAAGACTTCGCACGTTTCGAAGAAATCTGTAAGCGTGAGCGCGCACAATACGCCGTTATCGGTGAAGCAACTGAAGAGCGCCATCTAACCGTTGCGGACAGCCACTTTGATAACAACCCGGTAGACCTTCCACTCGAAGTACTACTTGGTAAAGCACCTAAAATGCACCGTGACGTTGAGTCAAAGCAAGTTGAAGGCCAAGCACTTAACACTGACAGCATCGACGTTGAAGAAGCAGCTAAGCGCTTACTTCGTCTGCCGACGATTGCTGAGAAAACCTTCCTTATCACCATTGGTGACCGTACGGTAACAGGCCTGGTGGCGCGTGACCAAATGGTTGGCCCCTGGCAGGTACCAGTTGCAAACTGTGCAGTAACAGCAGCTGCGTTTGATACTTACCACGGTGAAGCCATGTCAATGGGTGAGCGTACACCTGCGGCACTGCTAAACTATGGTGCATCGGCACGTTTAGCCGTCGCGGAAGCATTAACTAACATTGCTGGCGCAAATATTGGTGGTCTTGAGAACATCAAGCTGTCTGCAAACTGGATGGCTGCAGCGGGTCACCCGGGTGAAGACGCAGGTCTTTACGAAGCGGTTAAAGCGGTAGGTGAAGAGCTGTGTCCAGCACTTGGCCTAACCATTCCGGTGGGTAAAGACTCCATGTCAATGAAGACCACGTGGCAAGACAACGGTGAAGACAAAGCGGTAACAGCACCACTTTCTTTGATCATCACTGCATTTGGCCGTGTTGAAGACATTCGTAAAACAGTCACACCTCAGCTTCGCACTGATAAAGGCGACTCAAGCCTGATCCTGGTGGATTTAGGTGCAGGTCAAAACCGCATGGGTGCATCAAGCCTGGCACAGGTTTACAAGCAACTGGGTGACAAGACGCCTGACGTTGATAGCCCTGAGCTGTTAAAAGGCTTCTACAATGCAATGCAAGCACTTGTGGCTGACGAGAAGCTACTGGCTTACCACGACCGTTCAGACGGTGGTTTATTCACAACAGTCGCTGAGATGGCCTTCGCAGGTCACACCGGTGTGACAGTAAACCTGGATAGCCTGACAGGCTCTGACATCGAAGCGCTTTACAACGAAGAGCTGGGTGCCGTTATTCAGGTTCGCAACTCCGACCTTGCAGCAGTTGAAGCTGTGTTAGCTGACAACGGCCTTGCGGCAATCAGCCACACTATCGGTGCACTAAACACAGAAGATAAAGTGATCTTCAACCGTGGCGGCGAAGCCGTACTTGCCAATACCCGAACTGAACTACGTACTATCTGGGCAGAAACCACGTATAAGATGCAAGCCCTGCGTGATAACCCTGAGTGTGCTAAGCAAGAATTTGATGCGAAATTTGACGAGAAAGATCCAGGTCTTAACGTAAAACTGAGCTTCGACCTAAACGAAGACGTAGCAGCACCTTACATTGCAACCGGTGCTAAGCCTAAGATGGCTATCCTACGTGAGCAAGGCGTTAACTCGCACGTTGAAATGGCAGCCGCCTTTAACCGTGCAGGTTTTGCAGCGGTAGATGTACACATGAGTGACATCCTGGAAGGTCGCTTGACGCTAGACCAGTTCAAAGGCCTTGTAGCATGTGGTGGTTTCTCGTACGGTGACGTACTGGGTGCCGGTGAGGGTTGGGCTAAGTCAATCCTGTTCAATGACATGGCACGCGACCAGTTCCAAACCTTCTTTGAGCGCCAGGACACCTTCAGCTTAGGTGTGTGTAACGGCTGTCAGATGCTATCAACTCTGAAAGAGCTTATCCCTGGCACTGAGCACTGGCCACGTTTTGTAACCAATAAGTCAGAGCGTTTTGAAGCACGCTTCAGCCTGGTTGAAGTACAAGAAAGCCCGTCTGTATTCTTCCAGGGCATGGCGGGCTCTCGTATGCCAATCGCAGTCTCTCACGGTGAAGGCCATGCTGAGTTTGCCAACGAGGCGGCAGTTAAGGCGGCACTTGAGTCTGGCACCGTAGCCGTTCAATACGTTGATAACTTTGGTAAGCCAACCACGCAATACCCGAACAACCCGAATGGTTCACCAGAAGGGATCACAGGTATTACCTCAACGGATGGTCGTGCAACCGTGATGATGCCACACCCAGAGCGTGTATTCCGTGCCGTGGCTAACTCTTGGCACCCGGACGAGTGGAAAGAAGATAGCCCGTGGATGCGCATGTTCCGCAACGCTAGAAAGAATATCGGCTAA
- a CDS encoding hemolysin has translation MLKTSLSLIALVASSVSYANTCTGQLYGINAGRGDVGILFGLNEQDNSAFAQTLAEFSASALAYDQTSKRMYYVSAPRPFEYQVDVSHLNLSAEQLTHLPIEGKRFKYLRLAYYDFATDTHTLVGRTSQVLSMVYDPERDALLGTDFKKLYEINKTTGEATELGALGSLKGKFRGDLVIQNGNWYLVTSRSVYQIDKTTFKATKLANHSLTAATGAALNQAGEIVVSRTLINDYGHVNRSKLYKLNPQSGNTCLLATVPVRLNDLAVNTDQPVACYTTPSCETDPEPTFTLEAITDTVSEGGQLEYQVTLSNVYYQDVTLDISVLDNTTSAGDYTPPASITIAAGQVSATLNIATVDDDEHEDSEAFTLLVEGATHTSGSASVTGTIEDNDPACIPDNYTRIHYQFVSESAGYNNDWGVRVNGSYVKLLDEYGGSGSYDVIEGASYDYVLSINGNPGQLTTNYRVYGDMQFWEDQNDRDYNDFVLKVWTSSIQKGCD, from the coding sequence GCGCATTTGCACAGACGCTGGCAGAATTTAGTGCCTCTGCGCTGGCGTATGATCAAACCAGTAAGCGCATGTATTATGTGTCAGCGCCCAGACCGTTTGAGTATCAGGTTGATGTGAGCCACCTGAACCTCAGCGCTGAGCAGTTAACCCACCTGCCCATAGAGGGCAAACGCTTTAAATACCTGCGGCTGGCCTATTATGATTTTGCCACCGATACCCACACGCTGGTGGGCAGAACCTCGCAGGTGCTGAGTATGGTGTATGACCCCGAGCGCGATGCGCTGTTGGGCACCGATTTTAAAAAGCTGTATGAAATCAACAAAACAACCGGTGAAGCAACCGAGTTAGGGGCACTGGGGTCATTGAAAGGCAAGTTTCGTGGCGATCTGGTTATCCAAAATGGTAACTGGTATCTGGTCACCAGTCGCAGTGTTTATCAGATAGATAAAACCACCTTTAAAGCAACAAAACTTGCAAATCATAGCCTTACTGCGGCCACTGGCGCGGCGTTGAATCAGGCGGGTGAAATCGTTGTCAGCCGTACTCTGATCAACGACTATGGCCATGTTAATCGCTCTAAACTCTATAAACTCAACCCTCAGTCGGGTAATACCTGTTTACTTGCCACGGTACCGGTGCGGCTGAACGATTTGGCAGTGAATACCGATCAGCCTGTGGCCTGTTACACCACACCCAGTTGCGAGACCGATCCTGAACCCACTTTCACCCTTGAAGCAATCACAGACACGGTGTCTGAAGGGGGGCAACTCGAATATCAGGTTACTCTGAGCAACGTTTACTATCAGGATGTGACGCTGGATATCAGTGTGCTGGACAACACCACATCTGCGGGTGATTATACGCCGCCTGCCAGTATTACGATTGCTGCGGGACAAGTAAGTGCAACACTCAATATTGCAACGGTGGATGATGACGAGCATGAAGACAGCGAGGCTTTCACCTTGCTGGTTGAAGGTGCAACACACACCAGCGGCTCAGCGTCTGTGACGGGCACCATAGAAGATAATGACCCGGCGTGTATACCGGATAACTACACCCGCATTCATTATCAGTTTGTCAGCGAAAGCGCTGGCTATAACAATGACTGGGGTGTGCGGGTTAATGGCAGTTATGTGAAGTTGCTGGATGAATACGGCGGTTCGGGCAGTTATGATGTCATTGAAGGCGCCAGCTACGACTATGTGTTGTCAATTAACGGTAACCCTGGCCAGCTGACCACTAACTATCGTGTGTATGGCGACATGCAGTTCTGGGAAGACCAAAACGACCGCGATTACAACGACTTTGTCCTGAAAGTCTGGACATCGAGCATTCAAAAAGGGTGCGACTAA
- a CDS encoding inosine/guanosine kinase, with the protein MKFPGRRRHKHYFPVEDKDPIINQLHVVDRLKRNYICGIDQIVVDIEAKVDQAFLDEFGLQRGMSQVIDNDVTNALYDRLKRDDMIDYEFAGGTIGNTMHNYSVLADSRSVLLGVMSENIQIGSYAYKFLCNTSSRVDLDYLQPVPGPIGRCFTLIDDSGERTFAISAGMMNHLKPESIDKSLIEHASALVISAYLMRTSGEETMTQATMQAVKYANDAGVPVVLTLGTKFLIEQDPAWWAEFVEKHVDILAMNEEEGEAITGFDDPLLAADKALDWVDLVICTAGPKGLFMAGYVDEEKKRETEYPLLPGAIPEFNQYEFSRAMRRSACKQPIKAYSHTAPYMGGPDTIKNTNGAGDCALAAVLHDLSANVYHKLNVPNSAKHEQHAITYSSLAQISKYANRASYEVLVQHSPRLSRGLPEREDSLEQTYWDQ; encoded by the coding sequence ATGAAATTTCCGGGCCGCAGAAGACATAAACATTATTTTCCAGTCGAAGATAAAGACCCCATAATTAACCAGTTACATGTCGTTGATCGACTTAAACGCAACTACATTTGTGGTATTGACCAAATCGTAGTAGATATCGAAGCTAAGGTTGATCAGGCCTTCCTTGATGAGTTTGGGCTGCAACGCGGTATGTCTCAAGTGATAGACAATGATGTCACCAATGCGCTCTATGACCGCCTGAAACGTGATGACATGATTGACTATGAATTTGCTGGCGGCACCATAGGCAATACCATGCACAACTACTCCGTGCTGGCGGATAGCCGCTCGGTATTGTTGGGCGTAATGAGCGAAAACATTCAAATAGGCAGCTATGCCTATAAGTTTTTGTGTAACACCTCCAGCCGCGTCGATCTTGATTACCTGCAACCTGTGCCCGGTCCCATCGGCCGTTGCTTTACCCTGATTGACGACAGTGGCGAACGTACCTTCGCGATCAGCGCCGGTATGATGAACCACCTGAAACCAGAGTCTATCGACAAGTCGTTGATTGAACACGCCTCCGCTTTGGTGATCAGCGCCTATCTGATGCGTACCTCAGGCGAAGAAACCATGACACAGGCAACCATGCAGGCGGTGAAGTATGCCAATGATGCCGGTGTGCCTGTGGTATTGACGTTAGGCACTAAGTTCCTGATTGAACAAGACCCCGCGTGGTGGGCAGAATTCGTTGAAAAACACGTCGATATTCTGGCCATGAACGAGGAAGAAGGCGAAGCCATCACAGGTTTTGACGATCCACTGCTGGCCGCCGACAAAGCGTTGGACTGGGTCGACTTAGTGATCTGTACCGCCGGACCAAAGGGCCTGTTTATGGCCGGTTACGTGGACGAAGAGAAAAAACGCGAAACCGAATATCCGCTGCTGCCAGGGGCCATTCCTGAATTCAACCAGTATGAGTTCTCCCGCGCCATGCGCCGCAGTGCCTGTAAACAGCCAATCAAAGCATACAGCCACACTGCCCCTTACATGGGTGGACCAGACACCATTAAAAACACCAATGGTGCCGGAGATTGTGCGCTGGCTGCGGTACTGCACGACTTATCAGCCAATGTCTACCATAAGCTCAACGTGCCTAACTCGGCCAAGCATGAACAGCATGCCATTACCTATTCTTCACTGGCGCAGATCAGCAAATATGCTAACCGTGCCAGCTACGAAGTCTTAGTTCAGCATTCGCCGCGCCTGTCGCGTGGATTGCCAGAGCGAGAAGACTCGCTGGAACAGACCTACTGGGATCAGTAA
- a CDS encoding helix-turn-helix transcriptional regulator: MKHSPRKRQQEIDRFNRLIQRSIRQMRNELGLSQKDLAAKMSSAVDQSTVSNWESGKTDMTSAQLLDIFMIFGKDLVALYFNFLSDKPPASPEEQNEEEES; this comes from the coding sequence ATGAAGCATAGCCCAAGGAAGCGACAGCAGGAAATTGACCGGTTTAACCGGCTGATCCAGCGCTCCATTCGCCAGATGCGCAATGAGCTTGGATTAAGCCAAAAAGACTTGGCCGCGAAAATGTCGTCAGCGGTTGACCAGTCAACGGTCAGCAACTGGGAAAGTGGCAAAACGGATATGACCAGTGCCCAGCTGCTGGATATCTTTATGATTTTTGGCAAGGACCTGGTTGCCTTGTATTTTAATTTCTTAAGTGACAAGCCACCTGCCAGCCCGGAAGAACAAAACGAAGAAGAGGAGTCGTGA
- a CDS encoding phosphoribosyltransferase, with amino-acid sequence MSDKCYITAQQLLEDSFRLAAQVYEDGFRPDFIIGIWRGGAPIGIAVQEYYDYKGIETDHIAVRTSSYYGIGKQSKEIKVHGLHYIVENANAGDSLLIVDDVFDSGRSIYALREKLEELMRLNLPKDIRVACPYYKPTNKKVPMTPDYFIHESDEWLVFPHELSGLTPDELIAGKSDLANIKELFTK; translated from the coding sequence ATGTCTGACAAGTGCTATATCACGGCGCAACAATTACTTGAAGATTCATTTCGACTGGCGGCTCAGGTTTATGAAGACGGCTTTCGTCCTGACTTTATTATCGGCATTTGGCGTGGTGGTGCGCCTATCGGGATTGCGGTTCAGGAATACTATGATTACAAGGGCATAGAAACAGACCACATTGCGGTGCGTACGTCGTCTTACTATGGTATTGGCAAGCAGTCTAAAGAGATCAAAGTACACGGTTTGCATTACATTGTTGAGAACGCCAATGCGGGCGACTCTTTGCTGATTGTGGACGATGTGTTTGATTCGGGTCGCAGTATTTATGCGCTGCGTGAAAAACTCGAAGAACTGATGCGCCTGAACCTGCCAAAAGACATTCGTGTTGCCTGTCCTTACTACAAGCCAACCAATAAAAAAGTGCCGATGACGCCGGATTACTTTATCCATGAGTCGGACGAGTGGCTGGTCTTCCCCCATGAATTATCTGGATTAACGCCGGATGAGCTGATCGCGGGCAAATCTGACCTGGCTAACATCAAAGAGCTGTTTACTAAGTAA
- the glsB gene encoding glutaminase B: MTNATPDYQAILQQVAQQVQPLSHRGKVADYIPALAEQSLGQFAIALHTADGQTFSAGHCANRFTIQSVSKVMTLTLALQRYGDELWQRVGKEPSGTAFNSLTQLEFENGIPRNPFINAGAIVTCDALFSRLSAPIHTMLESYRSHTANPKVGINKVVAQSEYDHRYRNAAMAYLMKSFGNFDNQVEEVLWSYFNFCAIELNVCELAQAFSYLSTGGICQQSGQRVLSARQTQQLNSLLFTSGLYDAAGDFAYRVGMPGKSGVSGTIIAVAPERFTVAVWSPGLDKVGNSVAGIAALELLAEKLGTALF; this comes from the coding sequence ATGACTAACGCTACGCCCGATTATCAGGCTATTTTGCAACAGGTTGCACAGCAAGTGCAGCCCCTGTCTCACAGAGGAAAGGTGGCCGATTACATTCCCGCGCTTGCCGAGCAGTCACTGGGTCAGTTTGCCATTGCATTACATACCGCCGACGGGCAAACCTTTAGTGCCGGTCACTGTGCCAATCGATTTACCATTCAGTCTGTTTCTAAGGTGATGACCCTGACGCTGGCATTGCAGCGTTATGGCGACGAGCTGTGGCAGCGGGTGGGCAAAGAGCCGTCGGGCACCGCATTTAACTCCCTGACTCAGCTGGAGTTTGAAAATGGTATTCCCCGCAATCCCTTTATCAATGCCGGTGCCATCGTAACCTGCGATGCCTTATTCAGCCGCCTGAGTGCACCTATCCACACTATGCTGGAGAGCTACCGCAGCCATACCGCAAACCCTAAGGTGGGCATTAACAAGGTGGTGGCACAGTCTGAATACGACCATCGCTATCGTAATGCGGCCATGGCCTATCTGATGAAATCATTCGGCAACTTTGATAATCAGGTTGAAGAAGTGCTGTGGTCGTATTTTAACTTTTGTGCCATTGAGCTGAATGTATGTGAACTGGCGCAGGCGTTTTCTTATCTTTCAACCGGCGGTATCTGTCAGCAAAGCGGTCAGCGGGTACTCAGTGCAAGGCAGACCCAGCAGCTTAATTCTTTGTTGTTCACCAGTGGCTTGTACGACGCCGCCGGAGACTTTGCCTATCGGGTAGGCATGCCGGGTAAATCCGGAGTGTCGGGCACCATTATCGCGGTGGCACCAGAGCGCTTTACGGTGGCAGTGTGGTCGCCGGGGTTAGACAAAGTGGGTAATTCAGTGGCCGGTATTGCGGCGCTGGAGTTGCTGGCTGAAAAGCTGGGCACCGCGTTGTTTTAA
- the mltF gene encoding membrane-bound lytic murein transglycosylase MltF, with protein MRLLSSVLVLCMLLLLSSCEKMPATQLQKIKAQQAIRIGTLVGPATFYQGIGGEQGFEYELAEQFANELGVELQIVPFFSLKKLFERLQSGDLDIAAAGLTYHPQRAEHFRFGPSYREISQKLVFKQGNTRPRNFAQLTGPVTVLANSHHVISLQVAQQQYPELSWQSVDDRDQEELLQGIIDGDIQYTVVDSHSLALFRRYHPNVSIAFSVTQADPVAWVLRNDQDDSLYALLPPFFARMQQSAQLAALEEKYFGHVQRFNYVNTLAFVEASKTTLPKYQDWFMQYAEQHQLDWRLLAALSYQESMWNPRAKSPTGVRGIMMLTQRTAKQVGVTHRLKPEQNIRGGARYLRKLINRIPKQISAPDRTWFALAAYNVGWGHVNDARKLTLRQGGDATSWAEVKKRLPLLTKKRYYRKTKYGYARGDVAVTYVDNIRRYYDALIWLDENGALQANTDTEQPAH; from the coding sequence ATGCGTTTGCTTTCCTCTGTGCTGGTACTGTGCATGCTGCTGTTGTTAAGCAGCTGCGAAAAAATGCCTGCTACACAACTACAAAAGATCAAAGCGCAGCAAGCGATCCGCATTGGCACTTTAGTTGGGCCCGCCACCTTTTATCAGGGCATTGGCGGTGAACAGGGGTTTGAATACGAGCTGGCTGAGCAGTTTGCCAATGAGCTGGGGGTTGAGCTACAGATAGTGCCCTTTTTCAGCCTGAAAAAACTGTTTGAGCGGCTGCAAAGTGGCGACCTGGACATTGCCGCAGCCGGACTCACTTACCACCCACAGCGTGCCGAGCATTTTCGGTTTGGTCCCAGCTATCGGGAGATCAGCCAAAAGCTGGTATTTAAGCAAGGCAATACCCGACCACGTAACTTTGCCCAGTTAACCGGCCCGGTCACCGTTCTGGCTAACAGCCACCATGTGATCTCGTTGCAGGTGGCTCAGCAGCAGTATCCCGAACTCAGCTGGCAAAGTGTGGATGACCGGGATCAGGAAGAGCTGCTGCAAGGGATCATCGACGGCGACATACAATACACTGTGGTCGACTCTCACTCACTGGCGCTGTTTCGGCGCTATCACCCCAATGTCAGTATTGCCTTTTCCGTCACTCAGGCCGATCCGGTTGCCTGGGTCCTGCGTAACGACCAGGACGATTCTTTGTATGCTCTGCTGCCGCCATTCTTTGCCCGAATGCAACAATCTGCACAGCTGGCGGCGCTCGAAGAAAAGTACTTTGGTCATGTTCAGCGCTTTAATTACGTCAATACCCTCGCGTTTGTTGAGGCAAGCAAAACCACGCTACCCAAATATCAGGACTGGTTTATGCAGTACGCAGAGCAACATCAGCTCGACTGGCGATTACTGGCCGCGCTGAGCTATCAGGAATCGATGTGGAACCCCAGAGCTAAATCGCCCACCGGCGTACGCGGGATCATGATGCTGACTCAACGCACAGCCAAGCAGGTGGGCGTAACCCATCGACTGAAACCCGAGCAAAACATTCGTGGCGGCGCACGCTATTTGCGTAAGCTCATTAACCGCATCCCCAAACAGATCAGCGCACCAGACAGAACCTGGTTTGCCCTGGCTGCGTATAACGTTGGGTGGGGTCATGTGAATGACGCGCGTAAGCTGACCCTGCGTCAGGGCGGCGATGCAACCAGCTGGGCAGAGGTGAAAAAACGACTACCACTGCTGACTAAAAAGCGCTACTATCGAAAGACTAAATATGGATATGCGCGCGGCGATGTGGCAGTAACTTATGTAGATAATATTCGCCGGTACTACGACGCCCTGATCTGGTTAGACGAAAATGGGGCCCTTCAAGCCAATACGGACACAGAGCAACCCGCTCACTGA
- the tadA gene encoding tRNA adenosine(34) deaminase TadA, producing the protein MDEQQQDLYWMQQALEYADKAEQENEIPVGAVVVKDGELIGAGWNRSICCHDPSAHAEMLAIRDAGQRVENYRLVDCTLYVTLEPCPMCAGLLVHSRIKRVVFGAADAKTGAAGSIMNLLQEPKLNHQVEVLGGVLAEQCGEKLSAFFRRRRKEIKAQKKARQAGLNDEAAQG; encoded by the coding sequence GTGGACGAACAACAGCAAGATCTTTATTGGATGCAGCAGGCACTGGAGTATGCCGACAAGGCCGAGCAGGAAAATGAGATCCCGGTTGGCGCCGTAGTGGTCAAAGACGGTGAGCTGATTGGCGCAGGCTGGAACCGCTCGATTTGTTGTCATGACCCTTCCGCGCATGCAGAGATGTTGGCGATTAGAGATGCCGGTCAGCGCGTCGAAAATTATCGACTGGTCGACTGCACTCTGTATGTGACGTTAGAGCCTTGCCCTATGTGCGCCGGTTTGCTGGTGCACAGCCGCATTAAGCGGGTGGTGTTTGGCGCAGCGGATGCCAAAACAGGCGCTGCGGGGTCTATCATGAATCTGCTACAAGAGCCAAAACTGAATCATCAGGTTGAAGTATTAGGTGGGGTGTTGGCGGAGCAATGTGGTGAAAAGCTGTCGGCGTTTTTCCGTCGCCGCCGTAAAGAGATCAAGGCGCAGAAAAAAGCCCGTCAGGCGGGATTAAACGACGAGGCGGCTCAGGGCTGA
- a CDS encoding DinB family protein, whose product MSQLTQFRLLANYNQWMNQKVYTAAAQLSDAAQKQDRGAFFGSILGTLNHLVVADLIWLKRYAGSEVCADVLAAVVAQDNPTSLDQCLFDDLAQLTDYRQWLDAQILGLLQHLQDSDLTSVLTYRNSKGVTYHKPFASLLTHLFNHQTHHRGQVSTLLSQAGVDVGATDLLLLIDDV is encoded by the coding sequence ATGAGCCAACTTACCCAGTTCAGACTACTGGCAAATTACAATCAATGGATGAATCAAAAAGTGTATACCGCCGCCGCACAACTGAGCGACGCTGCCCAAAAACAGGATCGGGGGGCGTTTTTTGGCTCGATACTGGGCACTTTAAACCACCTGGTTGTGGCAGATCTTATCTGGCTAAAACGCTATGCCGGCAGTGAAGTCTGCGCCGATGTGCTGGCCGCTGTGGTGGCACAGGACAACCCCACCAGCCTGGATCAGTGTTTATTTGACGATTTGGCGCAGTTAACTGACTATCGTCAGTGGCTGGATGCGCAGATCTTAGGTTTACTACAGCATTTACAGGACAGTGATTTAACAAGCGTATTGACCTATCGCAACAGCAAGGGCGTGACGTACCACAAACCCTTTGCCAGTTTACTAACGCATTTATTTAATCACCAGACTCATCACCGTGGTCAGGTATCGACATTACTCAGTCAGGCGGGAGTGGACGTCGGGGCCACCGATCTTTTGCTGTTAATTGATGACGTATAA